A genomic window from Candidatus Obscuribacter sp. includes:
- a CDS encoding peptidylprolyl isomerase produces MKRTLNLVLTGIAASVLAIAPANSQGADPVVLMETTKGPIAIRVFRRFTPNTANNFLDLVSRGYYNGKTFHRVEGWLIQGGCPYGNGRGNFVDPATGQVRYVPLEVSPRLGHGQPGMVAMARSANPDSASCQFYILKQAKPSLNGQYAVFGMVVGGLNTVYSIGIGDRIISAHVDEPVQRNANSSSESRPQDNNGDRSSGSSSGGNASTSDTSSGF; encoded by the coding sequence ATGAAAAGAACGCTCAATTTAGTACTGACTGGAATTGCTGCCTCAGTCCTGGCAATTGCTCCGGCAAATTCGCAGGGCGCTGATCCTGTTGTGCTTATGGAAACAACAAAAGGTCCAATTGCCATTCGTGTTTTCAGGCGCTTCACCCCCAATACAGCCAACAATTTTTTAGACCTCGTCTCTCGTGGTTATTACAACGGCAAGACCTTTCACCGCGTCGAAGGCTGGCTCATTCAAGGCGGCTGTCCTTACGGTAACGGTAGAGGCAATTTCGTCGACCCAGCGACCGGTCAGGTGCGTTACGTGCCTCTCGAGGTAAGTCCACGACTGGGCCATGGACAGCCCGGCATGGTGGCGATGGCCCGCAGCGCCAATCCTGATTCGGCAAGCTGCCAGTTTTACATTCTCAAACAGGCCAAACCATCTCTCAATGGACAGTACGCTGTCTTTGGCATGGTGGTGGGCGGACTCAATACTGTCTATAGCATTGGCATTGGCGATCGCATCATCTCAGCTCATGTCGACGAACCAGTTCAGCGCAATGCAAATAGCTCATCCGAATCAAGACCGCAAGATAACAATGGCGATAGATCGAGCGGCTCAAGTAGCGGCGGCAATGCCTCAACCTCTGATACATCGAGTGGATTTTAA
- a CDS encoding putative DNA-binding domain-containing protein: MQSLKEVQDTYARLWTTRAAREAYLEQTGEPQDRRGVKLYANLIEIGRLDLMGSIYPTFKALLGKKFKDLVHSYYECMPPDNYNLNQSARRFAQYLAQYEPALVARHPFICELADYEWIELEVLEALDGAQKTASQAAKEPGDALAFAALRPVLTDVYRLRRYKYPVPQISRQLLDGQKLPRRVKADATYSVIYRDKEDFSCRFLEVEELAMAIIEQMHDHPDMNYGDLIKYAVSVSDAGPQETVDAFLELVESLKESALIVFDR, translated from the coding sequence ATGCAGTCACTCAAAGAAGTCCAAGATACTTATGCTCGACTCTGGACCACAAGAGCCGCTAGGGAAGCTTATCTCGAGCAGACCGGTGAGCCGCAAGACAGACGTGGTGTAAAGCTCTACGCCAATTTGATTGAGATTGGTCGACTTGATTTGATGGGCTCGATTTATCCCACATTCAAAGCTCTGCTCGGCAAAAAGTTTAAAGATCTAGTGCACAGCTACTATGAGTGTATGCCACCGGACAATTACAATCTCAATCAGTCTGCCCGCCGTTTTGCTCAGTATCTTGCCCAGTACGAGCCCGCACTTGTAGCACGTCATCCATTTATTTGTGAGCTGGCCGACTATGAATGGATTGAACTGGAAGTGCTGGAAGCTCTAGATGGAGCTCAAAAAACTGCATCGCAAGCCGCTAAGGAGCCTGGTGATGCCCTCGCTTTTGCTGCACTGCGTCCAGTTTTGACCGATGTTTATAGACTGAGACGCTATAAATATCCGGTGCCACAAATCTCCAGGCAATTGCTTGATGGTCAAAAGTTACCGCGCCGAGTCAAAGCCGATGCCACATACTCAGTTATTTATAGAGATAAAGAGGACTTTAGCTGTCGCTTTTTAGAAGTAGAAGAGCTGGCTATGGCAATAATCGAACAGATGCATGACCATCCTGATATGAACTATGGTGATTTGATCAAATATGCCGTATCTGTCTCGGATGCCGGTCCTCAAGAAACAGTTGATGCGTTTTTAGAACTGGTAGAGTCCCTCAAAGAAAGCGCCCTGATTGTATTTGATAGATAG
- a CDS encoding ethanolamine ammonia-lyase subunit EutB, translated as MNLSQKLKGQNFHFSSIKEVLAKANEEKSGDRLAGLAANSALERIAAKSVLAQLTLANLREEPVVPIESDEVSRLVDAAIDEQVYARIKNWTCAELREFLLDDKNTSADINEIRPALTGEMAAAVCKLMSNMDLVLAAKRCPVVVKRASTLGLPGRIASRLQPNHPADGLAGITASIMEGLSYGVGDAVIGINPVFDSAETVARLLDETDKIIQKYEIPTQNCVLSHITTQIKAVQNGARAGLLFQSIAGTEAGNRSFGIDSALIESAVELGKKQNSDGERFMYFETGQGSELSSATHNGADQVTLEARCYAFARLYEPFLVNDVVGFIGPEYLFDGKQMIRAGLEDHFMGKLLGLPMGIDACYTNHMNSDQNDLENLTILLTASGVNYFMGLPMGDDVMLSYQSTSFHDIASLREVFGLRPAPEFEAWLSERGLYHDGHLTARAGQSLL; from the coding sequence ATGAATCTTTCGCAAAAACTCAAAGGTCAAAATTTTCATTTCTCTTCAATCAAAGAAGTTCTGGCTAAGGCCAATGAAGAGAAGTCAGGAGATAGGCTCGCTGGTCTTGCTGCTAATTCAGCGTTAGAACGTATCGCAGCCAAGTCAGTGCTTGCCCAGCTCACTCTTGCTAATCTGCGCGAGGAGCCAGTTGTACCTATTGAGAGCGATGAGGTAAGCCGTCTCGTTGATGCCGCGATTGATGAGCAAGTTTATGCGCGCATCAAAAATTGGACTTGTGCTGAGCTGAGAGAATTTTTGCTGGATGACAAAAATACTTCAGCTGATATCAACGAAATTAGACCTGCTTTGACTGGTGAAATGGCCGCTGCTGTTTGTAAGCTCATGTCGAATATGGATCTTGTGCTTGCCGCTAAAAGATGTCCCGTTGTCGTAAAACGAGCATCAACACTGGGTTTGCCTGGGCGTATTGCTTCTCGGTTACAACCCAATCATCCAGCAGATGGCCTGGCTGGCATTACTGCTTCGATTATGGAAGGACTCTCTTATGGAGTCGGCGATGCTGTGATTGGCATCAATCCTGTTTTTGATAGTGCCGAAACTGTCGCTCGCCTTCTGGATGAGACTGACAAGATTATTCAAAAATATGAGATACCGACACAAAACTGTGTGCTCTCACACATCACCACTCAAATAAAGGCAGTACAAAACGGAGCAAGAGCCGGACTTTTATTTCAGAGTATTGCTGGCACCGAAGCTGGTAATCGCTCCTTTGGTATCGACAGCGCACTAATTGAGTCCGCTGTAGAGCTGGGCAAAAAACAAAATAGCGATGGTGAGCGCTTCATGTATTTTGAGACAGGTCAGGGTTCAGAACTGAGTAGCGCTACCCATAACGGTGCTGATCAAGTAACTCTGGAGGCTCGCTGTTATGCTTTTGCCAGATTGTACGAACCATTTCTTGTAAATGATGTTGTTGGTTTTATCGGACCAGAATATTTATTTGACGGTAAGCAGATGATTCGAGCTGGACTTGAAGATCACTTTATGGGCAAGTTGCTCGGTCTGCCAATGGGTATTGATGCTTGCTACACCAATCACATGAACTCAGATCAAAACGATCTAGAAAATCTCACCATCTTACTCACTGCTTCTGGCGTTAATTATTTTATGGGCTTGCCCATGGGTGATGATGTCATGCTCTCTTATCAGTCCACTAGCTTTCATGACATTGCCAGTTTAAGAGAAGTATTTGGTCTTAGACCTGCGCCTGAATTTGAAGCCTGGTTGAGTGAAAGAGGGCTCTACCATGACGGTCATTTAACTGCGCGTGCCGGTCAGTCTTTGCTTTAA
- a CDS encoding adenosine deaminase, giving the protein MALYADLHRHLGGALHPRIIYKFLQRQDHKVLSYFPDYDGFYSWFTRPCRTLEEFVKIHSLVEELQSLEHLPYFCLRLCRGAYTFENLQYLELRYNPYFRTDHDLAPAKRLGQMNLIVEVITANLRPAEWPITVKQILCFDRRLPKSINEAILKVAQDNIGPVVGVDLAGPEINTEKTEEWIKLMSKARASGLKTTCHLGETSVDNVDPRFFTVLDRIGHGIHIPLAKPEYLKDLAKRQITLEVCPTSYRQTGVLKDFGDLRTVFARCRDAGVAVAVCTDNPGRNPAPCTLPGEYERLIDHDVIDFGELKEIQNEGFRSAFGFVGGARN; this is encoded by the coding sequence ATGGCTCTTTATGCGGATCTTCACAGGCATTTGGGTGGAGCGCTGCATCCGCGAATCATCTACAAATTTTTGCAGCGCCAGGATCACAAAGTGCTCAGTTACTTTCCTGACTATGACGGTTTTTATAGCTGGTTTACCCGGCCGTGTCGTACCCTCGAAGAATTCGTCAAAATTCACTCGCTTGTTGAGGAACTGCAGAGCCTCGAGCATCTTCCTTATTTTTGTCTGCGACTCTGTCGCGGTGCCTATACCTTCGAAAACCTGCAGTATTTAGAGCTTCGTTACAATCCCTATTTTCGTACTGATCATGATCTTGCTCCCGCTAAAAGATTGGGTCAGATGAATTTGATTGTTGAAGTTATCACCGCCAACTTGCGTCCAGCGGAGTGGCCAATCACTGTAAAACAGATTCTCTGCTTCGATAGAAGACTGCCCAAGTCCATAAATGAAGCCATTCTAAAAGTGGCCCAGGACAATATCGGACCGGTAGTTGGAGTTGACCTGGCTGGTCCTGAAATAAATACTGAGAAGACGGAAGAGTGGATCAAGCTCATGAGTAAGGCCAGAGCGAGTGGTCTCAAGACAACTTGTCACCTTGGTGAGACAAGTGTCGATAACGTTGATCCCCGCTTCTTTACAGTGCTTGATCGCATTGGTCACGGCATACACATACCGCTTGCTAAACCTGAATATTTAAAAGACCTGGCAAAAAGGCAAATCACTCTTGAAGTATGTCCGACCAGTTACAGGCAGACTGGAGTGCTCAAAGATTTTGGAGATTTGCGAACAGTCTTTGCGCGCTGTCGCGATGCCGGAGTGGCTGTGGCTGTTTGCACCGATAACCCCGGTCGTAATCCTGCGCCTTGTACTTTGCCCGGCGAATATGAACGATTGATCGATCATGACGTAATCGACTTTGGGGAACTCAAAGAAATTCAAAACGAAGGATTTAGATCTGCCTTTGGCTTTGTCGGTGGCGCGCGAAACTAG
- a CDS encoding DUF692 domain-containing protein, producing the protein MSNKKNFPFLGVGLGLRRELADQTISCPAGIDWLELVPENYMALGGRIKARLDAARAKYPLVTHGVNLSIGSTDDLCFDYLQKLANLLNYIDAPWWSDHFCFTSAGGAYMHDLLPVPLNLTAAKHMARRAKEAQSIVGRPLLLENISYYMDMPGKSMDEADFIGEVLERADIGLLLDVNNIYVNSINHNFDPYKYLDRLPLERVVQVHIAGHSHGEEMIIDTHGAPVIEPVFELLDYLLTHTTVHAVMLERDQNYPEFKEILAELDQIRKICEKQPVLAKTAQAEAIA; encoded by the coding sequence TTGTCAAACAAAAAAAACTTTCCTTTTCTGGGCGTAGGCCTGGGTTTGAGGCGGGAGCTTGCTGATCAGACCATTTCCTGTCCTGCTGGCATTGACTGGCTGGAACTTGTACCCGAAAACTACATGGCACTTGGTGGTCGCATCAAAGCCAGATTAGACGCCGCAAGAGCGAAATATCCTCTGGTCACGCATGGTGTCAATCTTTCTATCGGTAGCACCGATGACTTGTGTTTTGACTACCTGCAAAAATTAGCCAATCTTTTAAATTACATCGATGCACCCTGGTGGAGCGACCATTTTTGTTTTACTTCCGCCGGTGGTGCTTATATGCACGACTTACTACCTGTGCCGCTCAATCTCACAGCTGCCAAACACATGGCGAGGCGCGCCAAAGAAGCGCAGAGTATTGTCGGTAGACCGCTTTTACTCGAGAATATCTCGTACTACATGGACATGCCAGGTAAAAGCATGGACGAGGCAGACTTTATCGGCGAAGTCCTGGAGCGTGCAGACATAGGACTCTTGCTCGACGTCAACAATATCTACGTCAACTCTATCAATCACAATTTTGATCCCTACAAATACCTTGATCGTCTGCCGCTTGAGCGTGTTGTCCAGGTGCACATCGCCGGACACTCTCATGGCGAGGAAATGATCATCGATACTCACGGAGCGCCAGTAATTGAGCCGGTCTTTGAGCTGCTCGATTATCTTTTGACACATACTACTGTGCACGCCGTGATGCTCGAGCGGGATCAAAATTATCCTGAGTTTAAAGAAATACTGGCGGAGCTAGATCAAATCCGCAAAATCTGTGAGAAGCAACCAGTGCTTGCTAAAACTGCTCAAGCAGAGGCCATCGCCTGA
- a CDS encoding ethanolamine ammonia-lyase reactivating factor EutA: MKTALLSVGIDIGTTTTHMVVSRLTLENQACATRIPELTIKERQIVYQSEVYLTPLKDQAIDGDGVAQLLEKFYKQNSLDARQIDTGAVLITGESARARNARAVTDAIARLAGEFVVESAGPDLESALAARGSGAVEYSAKTAKTIVNIDIGGGTTNIALIACGKIIKTLGIKIGGREVKLAWQDKMLAVTEATEAGVNLLQECNITEQTITLNQAQRLGEEQAQRLCFALGLAKTKALHSNHDKRYLEQLTLASQALTPDALLSAQDVDEYWFSGGVAALMEQLHSIDYIPFNDLGYFFAAAIKQQADNWPIPIKVVDSAIRATVIGAGMHSLQISGCTIDASAALLPLKNIRLLKVSVKGNLQSYIRSALSTLAIDLEQQTKPVALVLTDLSLTTLNYSSLQSLARSLAEVIDGLPEPIIIITKIDIAMSLSQILKGLIPNKRIITVDGIDVEDGDYLDIGLPLRNGDDISSAAIPIVVKTLLFYK; encoded by the coding sequence TTGAAAACAGCTCTGCTCAGTGTTGGCATTGATATCGGCACCACCACAACACATATGGTGGTATCGCGCCTAACCCTAGAAAACCAGGCATGCGCTACACGCATACCAGAACTGACAATCAAAGAACGGCAAATCGTATACCAGAGCGAAGTTTATTTGACCCCACTCAAAGATCAAGCAATTGATGGTGATGGTGTGGCTCAATTGCTGGAGAAGTTTTACAAACAAAATAGTCTTGATGCCAGGCAAATAGATACTGGCGCCGTACTGATCACAGGTGAATCAGCCAGAGCGCGCAATGCAAGAGCTGTTACTGATGCCATTGCCAGACTGGCTGGAGAGTTTGTTGTTGAAAGTGCTGGACCAGATCTGGAGAGCGCACTGGCAGCGAGAGGCTCTGGTGCAGTCGAATACAGCGCAAAAACAGCAAAGACGATTGTAAATATTGATATCGGCGGCGGCACAACAAACATCGCCTTGATAGCCTGCGGCAAAATCATCAAAACACTCGGCATCAAAATTGGTGGCAGAGAAGTAAAACTAGCCTGGCAGGACAAAATGCTGGCAGTGACTGAAGCCACTGAAGCAGGTGTGAATTTATTGCAAGAGTGCAATATCACTGAGCAAACAATCACGCTAAACCAAGCTCAGAGACTGGGAGAAGAACAAGCACAAAGACTTTGTTTTGCCCTTGGTCTGGCAAAAACAAAAGCACTACACTCAAACCATGACAAAAGATATCTAGAGCAACTCACACTTGCTTCACAAGCGCTTACCCCAGACGCGCTACTATCAGCGCAAGATGTTGATGAATACTGGTTTTCGGGAGGCGTAGCAGCGCTCATGGAGCAGCTTCACAGTATTGACTACATACCATTCAATGACCTGGGATATTTTTTTGCTGCGGCAATCAAACAACAAGCAGACAACTGGCCCATACCAATTAAAGTTGTGGATAGTGCCATACGCGCCACAGTGATTGGAGCAGGCATGCACAGCCTGCAAATTTCGGGCTGCACCATCGACGCTAGCGCTGCACTCCTACCACTCAAAAATATTCGACTTTTAAAAGTATCGGTCAAAGGCAATTTACAATCATATATAAGGAGTGCGCTCTCCACTCTAGCAATTGACCTTGAGCAACAGACAAAACCAGTAGCATTGGTACTGACCGATCTCAGTCTGACCACTCTAAATTACAGCTCACTGCAGAGCTTGGCGCGCTCACTGGCAGAAGTAATAGATGGTCTACCGGAGCCAATTATTATCATTACAAAAATCGACATAGCGATGAGCCTGAGCCAAATTTTAAAAGGACTTATACCAAATAAAAGAATAATTACTGTTGATGGTATCGACGTAGAAGACGGTGACTATCTCGATATCGGTCTACCATTGCGCAATGGTGATGATATAAGCAGTGCTGCTATTCCCATTGTTGTGAAAACTCTACTATTTTACAAATAA
- a CDS encoding histone H1-like repetitive region-containing protein, with product MATKPAKKKKATSKRTNPAVAAEETTAAAKPKKAAKKTVRKTAAKKAAPKKAAAKKTVAKKAAPKKAAAKKTVAKKAAPKKAAAKKTVAKKAAPKKAVAKKTVAKKTTAKKTVAKKAAPKKAAVKKTVAKKAAPKKAACQKDRS from the coding sequence ATGGCAACTAAGCCTGCAAAGAAGAAGAAAGCAACATCCAAGAGAACAAATCCGGCTGTTGCTGCAGAAGAAACAACAGCAGCGGCTAAACCAAAGAAAGCCGCTAAGAAAACTGTTCGCAAAACTGCTGCTAAAAAAGCTGCTCCTAAAAAAGCTGCTGCCAAAAAGACTGTAGCTAAAAAAGCTGCTCCTAAAAAAGCCGCTGCCAAAAAGACAGTAGCCAAAAAGGCTGCTCCTAAAAAAGCTGCTGCCAAAAAGACCGTAGCTAAAAAGGCTGCTCCTAAAAAAGCCGTTGCTAAAAAGACTGTAGCTAAAAAGACAACCGCCAAAAAGACAGTAGCCAAAAAGGCTGCTCCTAAAAAAGCCGCTGTCAAAAAGACTGTAGCCAAAAAGGCTGCTCCTAAAAAAGCTGCTTGCCAAAAAGACCGTAGCTAA
- a CDS encoding YceI family protein, whose translation MLVKKSLVMLASIVLSANTFAQAATIDFIVDDAKKRDVVSFNSDAPVELIVGTTNKIKGKVTIDESLDFAKQPFSADFTVDLGSIDTGIALRNEHMRDNFLETKKYPDAVFKVKSVSAAQTQLKPGKKITVQASGEFTIHGKTVNKTVPVDVTYLEPCNLDGVKFPDCAMLQIKATLPVALKDHDIKRPEIVFQKLADTVFVKVSATAYVKKANAKADKKAEKKVDKKAEKAEKKAAKATKKSESKSSTKE comes from the coding sequence ATGTTAGTAAAGAAATCGCTTGTTATGCTGGCTTCAATTGTTTTGAGTGCCAATACTTTTGCCCAGGCCGCAACCATAGACTTTATTGTTGATGATGCTAAAAAGCGCGACGTTGTTAGCTTTAACTCAGATGCTCCAGTAGAGCTGATAGTTGGTACCACCAACAAAATCAAAGGCAAAGTGACCATTGATGAGTCTCTTGATTTTGCCAAACAGCCCTTTAGTGCGGATTTTACAGTTGATCTAGGCTCTATCGATACAGGTATTGCGCTGCGCAATGAGCATATGCGCGATAACTTCCTTGAGACTAAAAAATATCCGGATGCTGTTTTTAAAGTCAAAAGCGTAAGCGCTGCTCAAACACAACTAAAACCTGGCAAAAAAATCACAGTGCAAGCCAGTGGTGAGTTTACAATCCATGGCAAAACAGTCAACAAGACTGTACCTGTTGATGTCACTTATCTGGAGCCATGCAATCTGGATGGTGTAAAGTTTCCCGATTGCGCTATGTTGCAAATTAAAGCGACTTTGCCCGTTGCCCTCAAGGATCACGACATCAAAAGACCAGAGATTGTCTTCCAAAAGTTAGCTGATACAGTGTTTGTAAAAGTCTCTGCCACTGCCTATGTCAAAAAGGCTAATGCCAAAGCTGACAAAAAAGCAGAAAAGAAGGTCGATAAGAAAGCCGAAAAAGCCGAGAAGAAAGCTGCTAAAGCTACTAAAAAGTCCGAATCGAAAAGCAGCACAAAAGAATAA
- the eutC gene encoding ethanolamine ammonia-lyase subunit EutC: MSNNQSNLAMLTPARLGVGRCGVRPLTDSWLSFRADHAVAVDAVLSEVSQSFIDGFITHYDLPVVTTMAGDRQNFVVNPPLGKKLSDEVLAKLKSKMSTDMIDVQIVISDGLSSFALEENLPDLYPMLLDGLNQAKITTGQTVVVKQGRVAVADQIAYTAKARLAVNLIGERPGLSSASSLSAYLTYNPGPTTISSDRTVISNIHKSGTPPLEAGAFIVKCILRILDKKMSGVQLQALG; the protein is encoded by the coding sequence ATGTCAAACAATCAAAGTAATTTAGCTATGCTCACCCCAGCCCGTCTCGGTGTAGGTCGTTGCGGTGTAAGACCGCTTACTGATAGCTGGCTTTCATTTAGAGCCGATCACGCAGTTGCTGTGGATGCTGTACTGAGCGAAGTATCACAGTCCTTTATCGATGGTTTTATTACTCACTATGACTTGCCAGTTGTCACCACGATGGCAGGCGATAGACAAAATTTTGTGGTCAATCCTCCACTCGGTAAAAAACTAAGCGACGAAGTTTTAGCAAAGCTGAAAAGTAAAATGTCCACCGATATGATTGATGTACAAATCGTAATTAGCGACGGCTTATCATCTTTTGCCCTGGAAGAAAATTTACCGGACCTCTACCCAATGCTACTCGACGGTCTCAATCAAGCAAAAATTACGACCGGCCAAACAGTTGTAGTCAAACAGGGGCGAGTTGCAGTTGCTGATCAAATTGCTTATACCGCTAAAGCACGCCTGGCAGTCAATTTAATCGGCGAGAGACCGGGGCTCAGTAGTGCTTCAAGTCTATCGGCATATCTCACATACAATCCCGGACCAACTACGATTAGCTCCGACCGCACAGTGATCTCCAACATACACAAAAGCGGCACACCACCGTTGGAAGCCGGCGCTTTTATTGTCAAATGCATCTTGCGTATATTGGACAAAAAAATGTCCGGTGTGCAATTACAGGCACTTGGCTAA
- a CDS encoding TlyA family RNA methyltransferase: protein MSQSNKNRLDQILLDRGLFPSRETARTAIIDGGVIVNGEKITKAGYAVRIDAQIEVLERFKKAPYVSRGGLKLARALEYFKVPVQDKVAIDVGASTGGFTDCLLQNGAAFVYAVDVGYGQIDWSLRTNDKVRVIERTNIRNLTSAALLSEPQDQPPSLAVMDCSFISVIKTVPPTIALMTPDLEMIILIKPQFEAGRGKVGKGGVVREPALHLELLQETIAALLQIEPLKLKGLTYSPIKGPSGNIEYLLYLTSKSTEAIDLEETIKASVAEAFSELNKAKEEV from the coding sequence ATGTCACAAAGCAACAAGAATAGACTTGACCAGATCCTTTTGGACCGGGGATTGTTTCCCTCCAGGGAAACCGCCCGCACTGCCATTATAGATGGTGGCGTCATCGTGAACGGCGAAAAAATCACCAAAGCCGGTTATGCCGTGCGTATTGACGCTCAAATAGAAGTACTGGAGCGCTTTAAAAAAGCCCCTTATGTCAGCCGCGGTGGTCTTAAACTGGCGCGGGCACTGGAATACTTTAAAGTTCCTGTGCAAGACAAAGTGGCAATTGATGTGGGGGCTTCCACTGGCGGCTTTACAGATTGTCTTTTGCAAAACGGGGCAGCTTTTGTCTATGCCGTTGACGTGGGCTATGGTCAAATCGATTGGAGTTTGCGCACAAACGATAAAGTACGAGTAATTGAGCGCACCAATATTCGCAATTTAACTAGCGCTGCTCTTTTGTCAGAGCCTCAAGACCAGCCTCCCTCACTGGCTGTGATGGACTGCTCCTTTATTTCAGTAATAAAAACTGTACCGCCAACAATTGCTCTTATGACCCCAGATCTAGAAATGATCATATTGATCAAGCCTCAATTTGAGGCAGGTCGCGGTAAAGTCGGCAAAGGCGGAGTAGTAAGAGAACCAGCCCTGCATCTTGAGCTTTTGCAAGAAACAATCGCAGCACTGCTGCAAATTGAGCCCTTAAAACTCAAAGGACTTACTTATTCACCAATAAAAGGTCCTTCTGGCAATATTGAATATCTACTCTATCTAACCAGCAAGAGCACTGAGGCTATTGACCTGGAAGAAACAATAAAAGCCTCTGTAGCAGAGGCTTTTAGCGAGTTAAACAAAGCAAAAGAAGAAGTTTGA
- a CDS encoding alpha/beta fold hydrolase, with translation MTKVLYLHGFASGPQSKKAVYFASQLSQAGIDCAVPDLNQPDFFSMTLSHQISTALSCAQKLNAKKLVLIGSSMGGLLATILAEQYLDVSALILLAPGFGITSRWPLFLGSADALATWQKNGSRNFMHYALGREAPLSYEFVRDLEKHPLAMSRPEEIKLKNRALIFHGIDDQTVPYDNSAAVQSNNPGVELIKLEDNHELVTSLPQIWQKSRQTIAPETVLKENLPL, from the coding sequence GTGACAAAAGTCCTTTATCTGCATGGATTTGCCTCTGGTCCCCAAAGCAAAAAGGCTGTCTATTTTGCATCTCAGTTGAGCCAAGCTGGTATCGACTGCGCAGTACCAGATCTCAATCAACCAGACTTTTTTAGCATGACGCTATCTCATCAGATAAGCACTGCTCTTAGTTGTGCGCAAAAACTCAATGCCAAAAAATTGGTGCTGATTGGTTCCAGCATGGGTGGTTTGTTGGCCACTATTCTGGCAGAGCAATATCTAGATGTGAGCGCACTTATTTTGCTTGCACCAGGATTTGGTATCACCAGTCGCTGGCCACTATTTCTTGGTAGTGCCGATGCATTAGCTACCTGGCAAAAAAATGGCAGCCGAAATTTTATGCACTATGCACTTGGTCGAGAAGCACCACTTTCGTATGAATTTGTACGTGACCTGGAAAAACATCCACTGGCGATGAGTAGACCAGAAGAGATCAAATTGAAAAATCGAGCATTGATCTTTCACGGCATAGACGATCAGACAGTACCGTATGACAACAGTGCGGCTGTGCAGTCAAACAACCCGGGTGTTGAACTAATAAAACTTGAGGACAACCATGAGCTGGTCACAAGTTTGCCTCAAATCTGGCAGAAGTCACGCCAGACCATAGCACCAGAGACAGTGCTAAAAGAAAATCTCCCGCTATAG